One Branchiostoma floridae strain S238N-H82 chromosome 15, Bfl_VNyyK, whole genome shotgun sequence DNA window includes the following coding sequences:
- the LOC118431436 gene encoding serine/threonine-protein kinase 35-like, with amino-acid sequence MGDEIGRGATGIVYSAKSTETGRTYAAKKLAIEDASINEICVLTQLKKHPNIVEFRESKLGRDGETQVLFVISEFCPLGNIGDYILKQQVDVVTKRNLAVQLADAITFLHKNGIVHCDIKPQNVLLTGNEAHLVLKVVDFGLAKVLTGSENSVNNLSRSYMKSAVGTRFYLSPEIYQCLLNDQPCHYTSSVDIFSMGMLLWAMFDGLSILGSCQQDRYLTPFTGSETDPMPVAQALTQGNIELNFMESEQDVRCKNLVC; translated from the coding sequence ATGGGAGATGAGATCGGCAGGGGGGCCACAGGCATCGTGTATTCAGCAAAGTCTACTGAAACAGGACGTACTTATGCAGCCAAAAAGTTGGCTATTGAGGATGCGTCCATCAACGAAATCTGCGTTCTGACTCAGCTAAAGAAGCACCCAAACATTGTAGAATTCAGGGAATCCAAACTGGGACGGGATGGGGAAACACAAGTACTTTTTGTCATCTCCGAGTTCTGTCCTCTTGGAAACATTGGCGACTACATCCTCAAACAACAAGTTGACGTTGTCACAAAGAGAAATCTTGCTGTCCAGCTAGCAGATGCCATAACGTTTCTGCACAAGAATGGGATTGTTCATTGCGACATCAAGCCACAGAATGTCCTTCTGACAGGGAATGAGGCTCACCTTGTGCTGAAGGTGGTAGACTTTGGACTGGCCAAAGTACTGACAGGATCGGAAAACAGTGTTAACAACTTGAGTCGTTCCTACATGAAATCTGCTGTGGGAACAAGATTTTACCTTTCACCTGAAATATACCAATGTCTGCTTAATGACCAGCCGTGTCACTACACCAGTTCAGTGGACATCTTCTCAATGGGAATGCTGTTGTGGGCCATGTTTGATGGACTAAGTATTCTGGGTTCATGCCAACAAGATCGCTACCTAACACCTTTTACGGGTTCAGAGACAGACCCAATGCCTGTAGCCCAAGCTCTCACACAGGGCAACATTGAGCTCAATTTCATGGAAAGTGAACAGGACGTACGGTGTAAGAACCTTGTCTGCTGA